A region from the Sutcliffiella horikoshii genome encodes:
- a CDS encoding HNH endonuclease, with protein sequence MSHKLKVGELKVEYLTDEEIWRVFTIVLSSKSVKSSTYKFALIKAIIENLYQVNEDFELTYDQLAYTFTKVYWNLIVHHNLSRHNRGKNARVVSIIKEEQQNHSIPPEMVFDKLRDSLQVKLIHKVKLTMKINVFGALYGDTRGMFYSFDHKAEVLRLNPLVHSFMLNYQRLIIHLTNYHMATMIEELNEVPSINYLLGKVENIAKRSLLQPFEKILLSYFEARCFYCGNELTGKKREMHIDHFIPWSFVQSDHIWNLVLSCNKCNSSKSDKLPERGYLDGIINRNEELLSWNSNFQIEKLMENYKENKIIMLYDYFVKNGFDTIWNPLTK encoded by the coding sequence ATGAGCCATAAACTAAAAGTCGGTGAATTGAAAGTAGAGTATTTGACTGACGAAGAGATCTGGCGAGTTTTTACCATCGTCTTATCAAGCAAATCAGTAAAATCATCTACATATAAATTCGCATTGATAAAAGCAATCATTGAGAATTTGTATCAGGTTAATGAAGACTTTGAACTAACTTACGATCAACTAGCTTACACTTTCACAAAGGTGTATTGGAATTTGATTGTTCACCATAATTTGTCCCGGCATAACAGAGGAAAGAATGCCAGGGTGGTTTCTATAATAAAAGAGGAACAACAGAATCACTCAATACCACCTGAAATGGTTTTTGATAAACTGAGGGATTCTCTTCAAGTAAAACTGATTCACAAAGTAAAACTTACTATGAAGATTAATGTCTTTGGTGCTTTATATGGTGATACAAGAGGAATGTTCTACTCATTTGACCATAAAGCAGAAGTATTAAGGCTCAATCCTCTTGTCCATAGTTTTATGCTGAATTATCAAAGATTGATTATACACCTTACAAACTATCATATGGCAACAATGATTGAAGAACTAAACGAAGTCCCCAGCATTAATTATCTTCTAGGTAAAGTAGAGAACATAGCTAAACGTTCATTGCTACAACCATTTGAAAAAATACTGTTGTCATACTTTGAAGCAAGGTGTTTCTATTGTGGAAATGAATTGACAGGTAAGAAAAGAGAAATGCATATTGACCATTTCATTCCATGGTCGTTTGTACAATCAGACCATATTTGGAACCTTGTCCTATCCTGTAATAAGTGTAATAGTTCCAAAAGTGATAAATTGCCAGAAAGAGGGTACCTTGATGGTATTATTAATCGGAATGAGGAATTGTTAAGTTGGAATTCCAACTTTCAAATTGAAAAACTGATGGAGAACTACAAAGAAAACAAAATCATAATGCTTTATGACTATTTTGTTAAGAATGGTTTTGATACCATATGGAATCCCTTAACAAAGTAA
- a CDS encoding type III restriction-modification system endonuclease, producing MKIKFDKQQYQLDAIQSITDIFEGQTVKVSNFTVSMGDIVGQEITELGIGNKLELSEAEVIENVQKVQKRNHLKKSSSIQDWNFTVEMETGTGKTYVYTRSIFELNKLYGFSKFIIVVPSVAIREGVYKSFQMTEEHFANEYPGQHCHYFKYDSSKLEQVREYATSTNIEVMIINIDAFKKSFDDPEKENKANLIHRERDTMNGKKPIQFIQETNPIVIIDEPQSVDNTDKAKEAIASLNPLCKLRYSATHRDTYNLMYKLDPVDAYEKKLVKKIEVLSVNSDDDYNDPYIKLVSVSNKNGYKATVEIDEKKKNGTVTRVKKEINPNNKSNLYLLSGERELYRGFIVDGIDCYPGNEMVEFENGKTLRLGESIGGIDDDLLKRYQIREAIRTHLDKEKRLVHQGIKVLTLFFIDRVENYRVYPKGQPWQKGKYAKIFEEEYTSLIKQSKYRSLFEEDQYISNQTVEEVHDGYFSEDKSGNYKDSKVAKDGSLRSNKDDESAFELIMKEKEKLLSFETPLRFIFSHSALKEGWDNPNVFQICTLVETKDPFTKRQKIGRGLRLAVNQNGQRQYDENINVLTVIANESYQQFAESLQKEMEDETGVKFGYLEEQSFSTITLTDEFTGESKEIGYDYSAQVYSFLVKEKFLDKKGKVENKLKEAIAAETFDVPEEFKEIKQGIEMVIRNSIKKLPIFNKKDEVDIKLNKEVLLSDVFNQLWNQIKYKTTYSVDLDSDTLKSRCIDAIQNLNAFKARKIKRENALLKVDKSGVSGEGQTMRVYEALEEKRRLPDILRYLQEQTNLKRRTLVDILIGSNRLRDFEKNPQAFMEAVMKIINREKKKLIVDGIKYECIGDHAFYQQSLFEHQELVGYMKANAVEVSNDKSVYNYIRYDSNVERAFAEKLNNDEDVKLFVKLPSSFVIDTPLGNYNPDWAVLVEKEGVETLFFVVETKGSTDQEDLRMKEDGKITCGRKHFAALENNVLYELANSYDKFKEKI from the coding sequence ATGAAAATTAAGTTTGATAAACAACAATATCAGCTTGATGCCATCCAGTCAATCACTGATATCTTTGAAGGCCAAACAGTAAAAGTTTCTAACTTTACCGTCAGTATGGGTGATATTGTTGGGCAAGAAATAACAGAGTTGGGGATCGGAAACAAGCTGGAGTTATCTGAAGCAGAAGTTATTGAAAATGTTCAAAAAGTACAGAAGAGAAATCATCTAAAAAAAAGTTCTAGCATCCAAGATTGGAACTTCACCGTAGAAATGGAAACAGGAACTGGTAAAACCTACGTTTATACGAGAAGTATTTTTGAGTTGAATAAACTATATGGTTTTTCAAAATTTATTATTGTTGTCCCTAGTGTTGCTATTCGTGAAGGGGTATATAAGTCGTTTCAGATGACTGAAGAGCATTTTGCAAATGAGTATCCTGGACAGCATTGTCACTACTTTAAATATGATTCTTCCAAACTAGAACAAGTTCGTGAATATGCAACAAGCACCAATATTGAAGTAATGATAATTAATATTGATGCCTTTAAAAAAAGCTTTGATGATCCAGAAAAAGAGAATAAGGCTAATCTTATCCACCGTGAAAGAGACACAATGAACGGTAAAAAGCCTATTCAATTTATTCAAGAAACAAACCCTATAGTTATTATTGATGAGCCGCAAAGTGTTGATAACACGGATAAAGCAAAGGAAGCTATTGCTTCATTAAATCCACTTTGTAAATTGCGGTATTCTGCAACCCATAGGGATACGTACAATCTAATGTACAAGCTAGATCCTGTGGATGCCTATGAGAAGAAGCTTGTTAAGAAAATTGAAGTGCTTTCCGTCAATTCCGATGACGATTATAACGATCCATATATTAAATTAGTGAGTGTCTCCAATAAAAACGGATATAAGGCAACAGTGGAAATAGATGAAAAAAAGAAAAATGGTACTGTCACCAGAGTAAAAAAAGAAATAAACCCCAACAATAAGAGCAACTTATATCTATTATCTGGTGAGCGGGAACTCTACCGTGGTTTTATTGTAGATGGTATCGACTGTTATCCTGGAAATGAAATGGTTGAATTTGAGAACGGAAAGACACTGAGACTAGGAGAATCCATTGGTGGAATCGATGATGACTTACTCAAGAGATATCAAATAAGAGAAGCGATCCGCACTCATTTAGATAAAGAAAAAAGACTTGTTCACCAAGGAATTAAAGTACTTACTCTTTTCTTTATAGACAGAGTAGAGAACTATCGAGTTTATCCAAAAGGGCAACCTTGGCAAAAAGGAAAATATGCCAAGATTTTTGAAGAAGAGTATACTTCCCTTATTAAGCAATCTAAATATCGGTCGCTCTTTGAAGAAGACCAGTATATTTCTAATCAAACTGTTGAAGAGGTTCATGACGGATATTTTTCAGAGGACAAGAGCGGAAACTATAAGGATAGTAAAGTTGCGAAAGATGGCAGCCTACGGTCGAATAAAGATGATGAATCAGCATTTGAACTCATCATGAAAGAAAAAGAAAAGCTACTAAGTTTTGAGACGCCGTTGCGATTTATCTTCTCGCACTCTGCCCTTAAAGAAGGGTGGGATAACCCAAACGTCTTCCAAATATGCACTTTAGTAGAAACCAAGGATCCTTTCACTAAACGGCAAAAAATTGGTCGTGGATTGCGCTTAGCTGTAAATCAGAATGGACAAAGACAATATGATGAAAATATTAATGTCCTCACAGTAATAGCAAATGAATCGTACCAACAATTTGCTGAGTCACTTCAAAAGGAAATGGAAGATGAGACAGGTGTTAAGTTTGGATACCTTGAAGAACAATCCTTCTCTACAATTACTTTGACAGATGAGTTCACTGGAGAGTCTAAGGAAATAGGCTATGACTATTCTGCCCAAGTGTATTCTTTCCTTGTTAAAGAAAAATTCCTTGATAAAAAAGGAAAGGTTGAAAACAAGCTGAAGGAAGCAATTGCAGCTGAAACTTTCGATGTACCAGAGGAATTTAAGGAAATAAAGCAGGGTATTGAAATGGTCATAAGAAATTCCATTAAGAAGCTGCCGATTTTCAATAAGAAAGACGAAGTGGATATTAAGCTGAATAAAGAAGTTCTCCTTAGCGACGTGTTTAATCAACTATGGAACCAGATAAAATACAAGACGACTTATTCAGTGGATTTAGACTCCGATACACTTAAGAGCCGTTGTATAGATGCAATACAAAATCTGAATGCATTTAAGGCTAGGAAAATCAAACGAGAAAATGCCCTGTTGAAAGTGGACAAATCAGGTGTGTCTGGTGAAGGGCAGACAATGCGTGTATATGAAGCGCTGGAAGAGAAACGACGTCTGCCAGACATCCTACGTTATTTACAGGAACAAACCAACCTTAAAAGACGTACACTTGTGGACATCTTAATTGGCTCTAACCGCTTGAGAGACTTTGAGAAAAATCCACAAGCATTCATGGAAGCTGTGATGAAAATCATTAATAGAGAAAAGAAGAAGTTAATTGTTGATGGCATTAAATATGAGTGTATAGGTGACCATGCATTTTATCAACAATCTTTATTCGAGCATCAAGAGCTTGTCGGTTACATGAAGGCTAATGCAGTTGAAGTGTCCAATGATAAGTCAGTCTATAACTATATCCGTTACGATTCCAATGTGGAGCGAGCATTTGCAGAAAAGCTTAACAATGATGAAGACGTTAAGTTATTTGTTAAGCTCCCATCATCATTTGTAATAGATACACCGCTGGGCAACTACAACCCTGACTGGGCAGTATTGGTTGAAAAAGAGGGCGTCGAAACCCTATTCTTCGTAGTTGAAACAAAGGGGAGCACTGACCAGGAGGATCTTCGAATGAAAGAAGATGGGAAGATCACATGTGGTCGGAAGCACTTTGCTGCATTGGAGAACAATGTATTATATGAATTAGCAAATAGCTATGATAAGTTCAAAGAAAAAATTTAA
- a CDS encoding DUF4391 domain-containing protein produces the protein MREWLIKRLQIPQRAVLNRKIPKKAFFTQADLSASEKEMFTSQIEGIYLLSVMNQQSTNIPIYQDDEFNYAEVVWIYVELRTDKNINKIISAFHKSIPNPVVLIVGSSEGQILFSTSHKKLNKNDKTKVVVEQPTITNWIKLKEEDATYSKLLNALVISNLSFENLHSIYEDIHQWIRCEELIQLVGTMPTNADNRKEAITILNNLQKYRKEVEQLHHNQKGQLDFGTKMDLHMKIRIKEQEIHSQLQQIKELC, from the coding sequence ATGAGGGAATGGTTGATTAAACGTTTGCAAATACCTCAACGTGCTGTGCTAAACCGTAAGATACCAAAGAAAGCATTTTTCACTCAAGCGGACCTTTCCGCATCCGAGAAGGAAATGTTCACTTCCCAGATAGAGGGGATTTATCTATTAAGTGTTATGAATCAGCAGAGTACAAATATCCCTATCTATCAAGATGACGAATTTAATTATGCAGAAGTAGTATGGATATACGTTGAGCTGCGAACGGACAAAAATATAAACAAGATTATTAGTGCTTTTCATAAGTCTATCCCTAATCCAGTCGTATTAATAGTGGGTTCTTCAGAAGGTCAGATTCTTTTTAGTACTAGTCACAAAAAGCTTAATAAAAATGACAAGACCAAAGTAGTTGTCGAACAACCAACTATTACTAACTGGATTAAGCTGAAGGAAGAAGATGCCACATATTCCAAATTACTGAACGCTTTGGTCATTTCAAATTTATCTTTTGAAAACCTACATAGTATTTATGAGGATATCCATCAATGGATAAGATGTGAAGAATTGATTCAGTTAGTAGGTACAATGCCTACCAATGCAGACAACCGAAAAGAAGCGATTACCATATTAAATAATTTACAGAAGTATCGCAAAGAAGTAGAACAATTACATCATAATCAAAAAGGACAACTTGATTTTGGTACGAAAATGGATTTGCACATGAAGATACGGATAAAAGAACAGGAAATCCATAGTCAATTACAGCAAATAAAGGAGTTGTGTTAA
- a CDS encoding helicase-related protein — MLGKMLDNKKSGIVGDALKPYFKKDAKVAIMSSYFTIYAFEALKKELMKVDEVRFLFIDPTFTSEKHTQGTTDIDKSGREKRLSGSELEIKMRNELTQAKIAKECADWINSKVKLKSLTSPLTQNRLFHIENKDGSSVAIQGSSDFTSSGLGYTYSPSLHMNSLMDEPLLTKQYIQWFNDVWKNDAIVEEVQEEVLERIAAIYENHSPEFLYYVTLYNIFSDYLEEFDEDAIVKSKTGFKDTTIWNKLYKFQKDGVLGAIDKLEKHNGCILADSVGLGKTFEALAVIKYYELRNDRVLVLCPKKLRENWLIYTQNDKRNVLSTDRFNYDVLNHTDLSRTVGLSGDINLSTVNWSNYDLIVIDESHNFRNNQARNDRETRYSRLMNQIIKAGVKTKVLMLSATPVNNKMNDLKNQVAFITEGKDEALESAGIESIEQTLRKAQLSFNKWLKLDEEERKSDNLLEMLNFDYFKLLDAVTIARSRKHIEKYYDMSEIGKFPQRLKPSNVYADIDEYNEFPEIKEVNKLINRLNLSAYSPLKYVMPEKQEEYSLKYDKKVKGGSVFKQIDRERSLVHLMRVNLLKRMESSIHSFGMTVASLLRKIDDLLLKLDNIQQYSNADININEIDIDDDDVENMLIGSKVKVLLQDIDRIKWKQDLHDDKEKLEHLLIESAKVQAPRDAKLNKIKSMIDYKLVHPINGENKKIIIFTAFADTASYLYGELSQWVSKQHGINTALVTGSGGNQTTLKGVQKDLNSILTHFSPVSKERSKIDSTIRDEIDILIATDCISEGQNLQDCDYLINYDIHWNPVRIIQRFGRIDRLGSKNDVIQLVNFWPNMDLDEYINLEARVSGRMVLLDISATGEENVIEYDEKKQMNDLEYRKKQLKQLQEEVVDLEDISGGISITDLTLNDFKMDLLDYMDTNKKKVETAPLGLHAVTSLQLAPSSDTEPGVIFCIKQRNAAAPVKETSALYPYYLVYMNMDGEVRLGHLKTKQILDLFRKVANGQGDVFNELIHQFAQDTEDMSDMSTYKYLLDKAVEFVLGIVEEQGMESLFSLGNSSLLQDSNTTSEDFELISFLVIK; from the coding sequence ATGTTAGGGAAAATGCTAGACAATAAAAAATCAGGCATTGTAGGAGATGCATTAAAACCATATTTTAAAAAAGATGCCAAGGTTGCGATCATGTCATCCTACTTTACGATATATGCGTTCGAGGCTTTAAAGAAGGAATTAATGAAAGTGGATGAGGTGCGATTTTTATTTATCGATCCTACCTTTACTTCAGAAAAACATACACAAGGGACGACAGACATTGATAAGTCAGGTCGAGAGAAAAGGTTATCTGGATCAGAACTCGAAATTAAGATGCGGAATGAACTTACACAGGCGAAAATCGCTAAAGAATGTGCTGACTGGATAAATTCAAAAGTGAAGCTGAAGTCTTTGACGTCACCATTAACACAGAATCGCCTGTTCCATATTGAAAATAAAGATGGTTCATCAGTGGCTATTCAAGGTAGCTCCGATTTTACCAGCAGCGGATTAGGCTATACATATTCGCCAAGTCTTCATATGAATTCACTAATGGACGAACCTCTATTAACAAAACAATATATCCAGTGGTTCAATGATGTGTGGAAGAATGATGCTATTGTTGAAGAGGTACAAGAGGAAGTGTTGGAAAGAATCGCAGCAATTTATGAAAATCACTCTCCAGAATTTCTTTACTACGTCACTCTTTATAATATTTTCAGTGACTACCTGGAAGAATTCGATGAAGATGCGATTGTAAAATCAAAAACAGGCTTTAAAGACACCACGATATGGAATAAGCTTTATAAATTCCAAAAAGATGGTGTACTCGGAGCTATTGATAAATTGGAAAAGCATAACGGTTGTATCCTTGCAGATAGTGTAGGTTTAGGGAAAACATTCGAAGCCCTGGCTGTTATTAAGTATTACGAGTTAAGGAATGACCGAGTACTCGTTTTGTGCCCAAAAAAATTAAGAGAAAACTGGCTGATTTACACTCAAAACGATAAGAGGAATGTCCTCTCTACTGATCGCTTCAATTATGATGTGTTAAACCATACCGACTTGAGCCGTACAGTCGGTTTGTCAGGAGATATTAATTTGTCTACTGTGAACTGGAGTAACTACGATTTGATTGTTATTGATGAGTCACATAACTTCAGGAATAACCAGGCTAGAAATGACAGGGAAACTCGTTATTCCAGGTTGATGAATCAAATTATTAAAGCTGGTGTTAAGACAAAGGTATTAATGCTATCAGCGACCCCTGTAAACAACAAAATGAATGATTTGAAAAATCAAGTAGCCTTTATTACGGAAGGTAAAGATGAAGCTTTGGAATCAGCAGGTATTGAAAGTATTGAACAAACGTTAAGAAAAGCACAGCTTTCTTTTAATAAATGGCTCAAGTTAGATGAAGAAGAGCGAAAATCAGATAATCTTCTGGAAATGTTGAATTTTGATTATTTCAAACTGCTCGATGCAGTGACAATTGCTCGTTCAAGAAAACATATCGAGAAATACTATGATATGTCCGAAATTGGGAAGTTCCCACAACGATTAAAGCCAAGTAATGTATATGCCGATATTGATGAGTACAATGAGTTCCCTGAAATAAAGGAAGTTAATAAGCTCATTAACAGATTAAATTTAAGTGCGTACTCACCATTGAAGTATGTAATGCCTGAAAAGCAAGAAGAGTATAGTCTTAAATATGATAAGAAAGTAAAAGGCGGTTCAGTATTTAAACAAATTGACCGTGAACGCAGTCTAGTTCACTTAATGAGGGTTAACTTACTAAAAAGGATGGAAAGCTCTATTCATTCATTTGGTATGACAGTAGCTTCTCTATTGAGGAAAATCGATGATCTGTTACTGAAGCTTGATAATATTCAGCAATACTCCAATGCCGATATTAATATTAATGAAATCGATATTGATGATGATGATGTGGAAAACATGCTAATAGGATCGAAAGTAAAAGTACTCCTTCAAGATATCGACCGCATTAAGTGGAAACAAGATTTACATGATGATAAGGAGAAACTTGAGCACCTACTTATTGAATCAGCAAAAGTTCAAGCTCCACGTGATGCCAAATTGAATAAGATTAAATCCATGATTGACTATAAGCTCGTTCATCCCATCAATGGCGAAAATAAGAAAATCATTATTTTTACAGCTTTTGCCGACACAGCAAGTTATTTATATGGCGAGTTATCACAATGGGTATCGAAACAACATGGGATAAACACTGCCCTTGTAACAGGTTCTGGAGGCAATCAAACCACACTCAAAGGAGTCCAGAAAGATTTAAACTCAATCTTAACCCACTTTTCACCCGTATCCAAAGAGAGAAGTAAAATAGATTCCACAATTCGGGATGAGATCGACATATTGATTGCTACCGACTGCATTTCGGAAGGTCAGAACCTGCAAGACTGTGATTACCTTATTAATTACGACATTCACTGGAACCCAGTCCGAATCATCCAACGGTTTGGTCGAATCGATCGTTTAGGCTCTAAGAATGATGTTATCCAATTGGTGAACTTCTGGCCGAACATGGATCTTGATGAATACATTAATTTAGAAGCACGTGTCAGTGGCAGAATGGTACTCCTTGATATTTCAGCAACGGGTGAAGAGAACGTAATAGAATACGATGAAAAGAAGCAAATGAACGATTTGGAATATCGTAAAAAGCAACTAAAGCAGCTACAAGAAGAGGTTGTTGATTTGGAAGATATTTCTGGAGGAATCTCCATCACAGATTTGACCCTGAACGACTTTAAAATGGATTTGCTTGATTACATGGATACCAATAAGAAGAAAGTTGAGACAGCTCCTCTAGGATTACATGCAGTTACATCGCTTCAGTTGGCTCCGTCTTCTGATACCGAACCAGGGGTAATATTCTGCATCAAACAACGCAATGCAGCAGCACCAGTAAAAGAAACAAGCGCACTTTATCCTTATTATCTGGTGTATATGAATATGGATGGAGAGGTTCGACTAGGACATTTAAAGACAAAGCAGATACTGGATCTCTTCCGTAAAGTTGCTAATGGTCAAGGGGACGTGTTCAACGAGTTAATTCATCAGTTCGCTCAAGACACAGAGGATATGAGCGACATGTCTACTTACAAGTATCTATTAGACAAGGCGGTCGAATTTGTTCTTGGTATTGTAGAAGAGCAAGGAATGGAATCGTTGTTCAGTCTTGGGAATTCTAGTCTTTTACAGGACTCTAATACAACTTCGGAAGACTTTGAATTGATATCATTTTTAGTGATAAAGTAG
- a CDS encoding nucleoside triphosphate pyrophosphohydrolase: MPKYNKLVRDKIPEIIELTGKKYVTRALSEEEYIKELKNKSFEELEEYRSAVTKEEALEELADLMEVIHAFAKYHNTTLDEVEKLRRKKAVKRGAFEEKIFLVEVED; encoded by the coding sequence ATGCCTAAATACAACAAACTAGTGCGAGATAAGATTCCAGAAATCATTGAATTGACCGGAAAAAAGTACGTAACAAGAGCCCTTTCTGAAGAAGAATACATAAAAGAATTGAAGAATAAAAGTTTCGAAGAATTAGAGGAGTACCGAAGTGCAGTTACGAAAGAAGAGGCTTTGGAAGAGCTAGCCGATCTAATGGAAGTAATTCATGCTTTTGCCAAGTATCACAATACTACTTTAGATGAAGTAGAAAAGCTACGTCGAAAGAAAGCAGTTAAACGAGGTGCTTTTGAAGAAAAGATTTTCTTAGTTGAGGTCGAGGATTAA
- a CDS encoding site-specific DNA-methyltransferase, whose protein sequence is MQKLEGKTFNVVQDNIEKLKELFPEVFTEEKVDIDKLRLALGENVEKEKERYEFTWNGKTEAIKLAQKQTTGTLRPCKEESVEWETSQNLYIEGDNLEVLRILQNSYRNKVKMIYIDPPYNTGKDFVYKDSFQDNLKSYKEMNLENYKTNAETNGRFHTEWLNLMYPRLKVARSLLTEDGVIFISIDENEQHNLKKICDEIFGEHNFITEFVWRKRTGSNDSINLVSIDHEVIVCYGKSNSVVFNGVEKAFENYKNPDNDPRGDWMADNLTCNKTASERPNLYYPITDPKTGITYQCNPNRVWAYEKNRMKQAINEGKIIFPKKTDGTPMYKRFKNEVKSTHKPFSSIIEAPINSVATKELREILGGHFFDFPKSTALIEKLIGQATDSDSLVLDFFSGSSTTAHAVLNQNIADGGKRKFIMVQLPEKTIEGTGAFEAGYKNICEIGKERIRRSGEKIKEEQKEKSKNLDIGFKVFKLDETNLKVWNQESMNLEKDLLDLIEPIKEERTKEDVVYEILLKYGVNLTVPIQELTVNGRTVFSVGMDYLFICLEKDLTLEDIEEISKNKPSRVVFYDEGFNNDTVRTNAQQILKRYGVEDIRVI, encoded by the coding sequence TTGCAGAAGTTAGAAGGAAAAACCTTCAATGTTGTTCAGGATAATATTGAAAAACTAAAAGAGTTATTTCCAGAAGTATTCACAGAGGAAAAAGTTGATATTGATAAACTGCGTCTTGCTCTTGGTGAAAATGTTGAAAAAGAAAAAGAGCGATATGAGTTTACATGGAATGGAAAAACTGAAGCAATTAAACTAGCACAAAAACAAACCACAGGAACGCTTCGACCATGTAAAGAAGAAAGTGTAGAGTGGGAAACCTCACAGAATCTATATATTGAAGGAGATAACTTAGAGGTTCTACGTATACTTCAAAATTCTTATCGTAATAAAGTAAAAATGATTTATATAGACCCCCCATATAATACTGGTAAAGATTTTGTATATAAAGATAGCTTCCAAGATAACTTAAAAAGCTATAAAGAAATGAATTTAGAAAACTATAAAACCAACGCAGAAACAAATGGTAGATTTCATACGGAGTGGTTGAACCTTATGTACCCTCGGTTAAAGGTTGCTAGGAGTTTACTTACAGAAGATGGAGTAATATTTATCAGCATTGATGAAAATGAACAACATAATCTAAAGAAAATTTGTGATGAGATTTTCGGTGAACACAACTTTATCACGGAGTTTGTATGGAGGAAAAGAACAGGTTCTAATGATTCAATTAATCTTGTTTCAATTGATCATGAAGTAATTGTTTGTTATGGAAAAAGTAACTCTGTTGTATTTAACGGCGTAGAAAAAGCATTTGAAAACTACAAGAACCCTGATAATGATCCTAGAGGTGACTGGATGGCAGATAATTTAACTTGTAATAAAACTGCTTCTGAGCGCCCTAATCTATATTATCCCATCACAGACCCAAAAACAGGCATAACATATCAATGTAATCCAAATAGAGTATGGGCTTATGAAAAGAATCGTATGAAGCAAGCAATCAATGAAGGAAAGATTATATTCCCGAAAAAAACTGATGGTACACCAATGTATAAGAGGTTCAAGAATGAAGTGAAATCTACACATAAACCCTTCAGTTCAATTATTGAAGCACCAATAAACTCTGTTGCCACAAAAGAGCTAAGGGAAATATTGGGTGGACATTTCTTTGATTTTCCTAAGAGTACAGCCTTAATTGAAAAATTAATAGGACAAGCAACTGATTCAGATAGCCTTGTTCTAGACTTTTTCTCTGGATCTTCTACAACTGCACACGCTGTTCTAAATCAAAATATTGCAGACGGAGGAAAACGGAAATTTATAATGGTGCAGTTACCCGAGAAAACTATAGAAGGTACAGGTGCTTTTGAAGCTGGATATAAAAATATCTGTGAGATTGGAAAAGAACGTATACGTAGGTCTGGGGAAAAAATCAAAGAAGAACAAAAAGAAAAATCCAAAAATCTAGACATCGGATTTAAAGTATTTAAGCTTGACGAAACCAATTTAAAAGTATGGAATCAAGAGTCAATGAATCTTGAAAAGGATTTATTAGATTTAATAGAGCCAATTAAAGAGGAACGCACTAAAGAAGATGTTGTATACGAAATTCTACTTAAGTATGGAGTAAATCTAACAGTGCCTATTCAGGAGTTGACTGTTAACGGTAGGACGGTTTTTTCAGTTGGTATGGATTATTTATTTATCTGTTTAGAAAAAGATCTAACACTAGAGGATATTGAAGAAATTTCCAAAAATAAGCCTTCAAGAGTTGTTTTCTATGATGAAGGATTCAATAACGATACCGTCCGCACAAATGCACAACAAATCCTTAAACGTTATGGTGTAGAAGATATTCGGGTGATATAA